From a region of the Manduca sexta isolate Smith_Timp_Sample1 chromosome 19, JHU_Msex_v1.0, whole genome shotgun sequence genome:
- the LOC115450023 gene encoding cathepsin L, with protein sequence MKCLVFLLCAVAASASAVSFFDLVKEEWVAFKMQHDKKYDSEVEDRFRMKIYAENKHKIAKHNQLYEQGLVSYKLGPNKYTDMLHHEFIQAMNGYNRTAKHNKGLYGKKHDVRGATFIPPAHVKYPDHVDWTKKGAVTEVKDQGKCGSCWAFSTTGALEGQHFRKSGYLVSLSEQNLIDCSSTYGNNGCNGGLMDNAFKYIKDNGGIDTEKTYPYEGVDDKCRYNPKNSGAEDVGFVDIPSGDEEKLMQAVATVGPVSVAIDASQNSFQFYSGGVYYDTECSSTDLDHGVLVVGYGTDEAGGDYWLVKNSWSRTWGELGYIKMARNRDNHCGIATDASYPLV encoded by the exons ATGAAGTGTTTGGTGTTCCTGCTATGTGCGGTGGCGGCCAGCGCCAGCGCCGTCTCGTTCTTCGACCTCGTCAAGGAGGAATGGGTCGCGTTCAAG ATGCAACACGACAAGAAGTACGATAGCGAGGTGGAGGACCGGTTCCGCATGAAGATCTACGCGGAGAACAAGCACAAGATCGCGAAGCACAACCAGCTGTACGAGCAGGGACTCGTCTCGTACAAGCTCGGCCCGAACAAGTACACCGACATGCTGCACCACGAGTTCATACAGGCCATGAACGGGTACAACAGGACCGCGAA ACACAACAAGGGTCTTTACGGCAAGAAGCACGACGTCCGCGGCGCCACGTTCATCCCGCCGGCGCACGTGAAGTACCCCGACCACGTCGACTGGACCAAGAAGGGCGCCGTCACCGAGGTCAAGGACCAGGGCAAGTGCGGCTCCTGCTGGGCCTTCAGCACC acGGGCGCTCTGGAAGGCCAGCACTTCCGCAAGTCCGGATACCTGGTGTCGCTGTCGGAGCAGAACCTGATCGACTGCTCGTCGACGTACGGCAACAACGGCTGCAACGGCGGCCTCATGGACAACGCCTTCAAGTACATCAAGGACAACGGCGGCATCGACACGGAGAAGACCTACCCGTACGAGGGTGTCGACGACAAGTGCAG GTACAACCCGAAGAACTCTGGCGCTGAAGACGTGGGCTTCGTGGACATCCCCTCAGGTGACGAGGAGAAGCTGATGCAGGCGGTGGCCACCGTGGGCCCCGTGTCCGTCGCCATCGACGCCTCGCAGAACAGCTTCCAGTTCTACTCGGGCGGCGTCTACTACGACACGGAGTGCTCCTCCACTGACCTCGACCACGGC GTGCTGGTGGTGGGGTACGGCACGGACGAGGCCGGCGGCGACTACTGGCTCGTGAAGAACTCGTGGAGCCGCACGTGGGGCGAGCTCGGATACATCAAGATGGCGCGCAACCGCGACAACCACTGCGGCATCGCCACCGACGCCTCCTACCCGCTCGTCTAA
- the LOC115450029 gene encoding probable ATP-dependent RNA helicase DDX10, with translation MKNDKNNQKNQSRKNKFQLYKPRKKKSVEEDAAIQYLQAQYDKIVPDEIKTFKDFPLSQKTLKGLKENNYITPTEIQKQAIGYALQGKDILGAAKTGSGKTLAFLIPILEKLFCKKWTRLDGVGALVISPTRELAYQIYETLRKIGHLHDFSAGLIIGGQNLKFERKRMDQINILICTPGRLLQHMDENPLFSCSQLQILVLDEADRCLDMGFEATMNAIIENLPPERQTLLFSATQTKSVKDLARLSLSFPTYVAPHEQAETVTPESLQQSYIVCEIDEKIGILWSFIRNHLKQKVLVFMATCKQVKYIYDLFCKLRPGVSLLALYGTLHQEKREKIYNEFCRKSNVVLFATDLASRGLDFPRVNWVIQMDCPENVETYIHRAGRTARGVFGKGEGLLMLQPHEEKLVEDLKKSKIPINKIAVDPSKVIAPQRKIEGLLSDNTELKQSAQRAFVSYVKSVFLMKNKEIFNIQLLDTDAYARSLGLIVPPRIRFLDKYNAIARKNQSEATVSNDVIDKLKANPDEETDHSVDEEEEQAEVKVEKKPRQKKKDLVTFDFHNDADSDEDEFLQVKRTNIDVEEVPVEEQSTSKKKAKPVTKAAVAKKILKKKLKVNTKVTFTEEGDVVADEKRDVKSELAKQFVNENVGGIDIEKAKEVLQEEDKYDKIRFREKVKAKHKEQKRKLKNKKKDEEGEKDDFGSQSESDGPDLSWLPDPDQLYGKKDDTDAASSDGQHDGDSDNEQALSESEDDEVYHRPTKRKLVESKGIPQESVAPRKLKKVQDISASLSVQEAEALAMQLLRTK, from the exons ATGAAAAACGACAAGAACAACCAAAAAAACCAAAGCAGGAAAAATAAATTCCAGCTTTACAAACCGAGGAAGAAAAAAAGTGTAGAAGAAGACGCAgctatacaatatttacaggCGCAGTACGACAAG ATAGTTCccgatgaaataaaaacattcaaagaCTTCCCACTGTCCCAAAAGACACTAAAGGGATTGAAAGAAAATAACTACATAACGCCCACAGAGATACAGAAACAGGCTATTGGCTATGCACTGCAAGGCAAAGACATTTTGGGTGCTGCTAAAACTGGCTCTGGTAAAACGTTAGCATTTCTTATACCaatattagaaaagttattTTGCAAAAAATGGACAAGATTGGATGGTGTAGGAGCATTAGTGATATCTCCTACACGGGAGTTGGCTTACCAGATATATGAGACTTTGAGGAAGATTGGTCACCTCCATGACTTTTCAGCTGGCCTCATCATTGGAGGACAAAACCTAAAGTTTGAGAGGAAAAGGATGGACcagattaatatattaatttgtactcCAGGCCGACTGCTTCAGCACATGGATGAGAACCCTTTGTTCAGCTGTAGCCAGCTGCAAATACTTGTGCTGGATGAGGCAGACCGGTGCTTGGACATGGGGTTTGAGGCCACAATGAATGCCATCATTGAGAACTTACCACCTGAGAGACAGACACTATTATTTTCAGCTACACAGACCAAGTCCGTTAAAGATCTGGCTAGACTCAGTTTGTCATTCCCTACTTATGTTGCTCCTCATGAGCAAGCAGAAACAGTGACACCGGAGTCACTGCAACAAAGCTACATTGTGTGTGAGATTGATGAAAAGATTGGCATTCTGTGGTCTTTTATTAGAAACCACTTGAAACAAAAAGTATTGGTGTTCATGGCCACATGCAAGCAAGTTAAGTACATTTATGATCTGTTCTGTAAGCTGAGACCTGGAGTAAGCTTATTGGCTTTATATGGAACACTACATCAGGAGAAAAGggagaaaatttataatgaattttgcaGGAAATCAAATGTGGTACTTTTTGCAACAGACTTGGCTTCAAGGGGTCTTGACTTTCCTCGGGTTAATTGGGTGATTCAAATGGACTGCCCAGAAAATGTGGAGACATACATCCACAGAGCTGGCCGCACGGCTCGAGGTGTGTTTGGTAAAGGAGAAGGGCTTTTGATGCTCCAACCACATGAAGAGAAACTTGTAGAAGACTTAAAGAAAAGCAagatacctataaataaaattgctgtaGACCCATCTAAAGTGATTGCACCACAAAGGAAAATAGAAGGATTATTGTCTGACAATACTGAACTCAAACAATCGGCACAAAGAGCTTTTGTGAGTTATGTAAAGTCTGTGTTTCTCATGAAGAATAAGGaaattttcaatattcaattattagATACTGATGCATATGCTAGATCTCTTGGATTAATTGTACCACCAAGAATTAGGTTTCTGGACAAATATAATGCTATTGCGAGAAAGAATCAGTCAGAAGCGACAGTAAGTAATGATgtaatagataaattaaaagCCAATCCTGATGAGGAGACTGACCACAGTGTAGATGAGGAGGAAGAACAAGCTGAAGTTAAAGTTGAAAAGAAACCAAGACAAAAGAAAAAAGACTTAGTAACATTTGATTTCCACAATGATGCAGATAGTGATGAGGATGAATTCTTGCAAGTCAAGAGAACGAACATAGACGTAGAGGAGGTTCCAGTTGAGGAACAAAGTACATCCAAGAAGAAAGCAAAACCTGTTACTAAAGCAGCTGTTGCtaagaaaatattgaagaaaaagcTTAAAGTAAACACAAAGGTCACATTCACAGAAGAGGGGGATGTTGTAGCTGATGAAAAGAGAGATGTGAAATCAGAATTAGCTAAACAGTTTGTCAATGAGAATGTGGGAGGCATAGACATTGAGAAAGCTAAGGAAGTTTTACAAGAAGAGGACAAATACGATAAAATTAGATTCAGGGAGAAAGTGAAAGCCAAACACAAGGAGCAAAAACGTAAACTCAAGAATAAAAAGAAGGATGAAGAAGGGGAGAAAGATGACTTTGGTTCACAATCAGAATCTGATGGCCCTGATCTGTCTTGGTTGCCAGACCCTGATCAGTTATATGGCAAAAAAGATGACACTGATGCTGCAAGCTCTGATGGCCAACATGATGGAGATTCAGACAATGAACAGGCACTGTCAGAATCAGAAGATGATGAAGTGTATCATAG GCCCACCAAAAGAAAACTGGTTGAAAGCAAAGGAATTCCTCAAGAAAGTGTGGCGCCTCGAAAGCTGAAGAAGGTCCAAGATATATCAGCGTCACTCTCTGTACAGGAAGCGGAAGCTCTCGCCATGCAGTTACTCAGGACTAAATGA